Proteins encoded in a region of the Pseudomonas sp. PDNC002 genome:
- the pth gene encoding aminoacyl-tRNA hydrolase, whose protein sequence is MTAVQLIVGLGNPGPEYDQTRHNAGALFVERLADAQRANLSLDKKYFGLVGKFSHKGRDVRLLIPTTYMNRSGQAVAALAGFFRIPVEAILVAHDELDMPPGVAKLKKGGGHGGHNGLRDIIAQLGNQNGFHRLRLGIGHPGHSSLVSGFVLGRAPRAEQELLDTSIDFALGVLPEMLDGDWTRAMQKLHSQKA, encoded by the coding sequence GTGACTGCCGTACAACTGATCGTTGGCCTGGGAAATCCAGGCCCTGAATACGACCAGACCCGGCATAACGCGGGGGCCCTTTTCGTTGAGCGACTGGCAGACGCGCAACGCGCGAACTTGTCTCTCGACAAGAAGTACTTCGGCCTGGTCGGCAAGTTCAGCCACAAGGGCCGCGACGTTCGTCTGCTCATCCCCACCACCTACATGAACCGCAGCGGCCAGGCCGTGGCGGCGCTCGCCGGATTCTTCCGCATTCCGGTCGAAGCCATCCTGGTGGCCCACGACGAACTCGACATGCCTCCCGGCGTCGCCAAGCTCAAGAAAGGCGGCGGACACGGCGGGCACAACGGACTGCGCGACATCATCGCCCAGCTCGGCAACCAGAACGGTTTCCATCGCCTGCGGCTTGGCATCGGCCATCCGGGGCACAGCAGCCTGGTCTCCGGTTTCGTTCTTGGCCGCGCCCCGCGCGCCGAACAGGAACTGCTCGATACCAGCATCGACTTCGCCCTCGGCGTGCTGCCGGAAATGCTCGACGGGGACTGGACCCGCGCGATGCAGAAGCTGCACAGCCAGAAGGCCTGA
- a CDS encoding 50S ribosomal protein L25/general stress protein Ctc yields MVDFVLNAQERSDLGKGASRRLRRNAGLIPAVIYGGEKAPQSVTLELREITKLLENEAAFSHVISLNVGSAKETVLIKALQRHPSKGFVMHADFQRVVAGQKLSAHVPLHFLNEATAVGVKTGGGEISHVISEVEVSCLPKDLPEFIEVDLAQVALGQIVHLSDLKLPKGVELVQLAHGNDLAVANIHASRVVKEEGEGEAAAE; encoded by the coding sequence ATGGTTGATTTTGTACTGAATGCACAAGAGCGTTCCGACCTGGGGAAAGGTGCGAGCCGCCGCCTGCGTCGTAATGCTGGCCTGATCCCGGCTGTGATCTACGGTGGCGAAAAAGCCCCGCAATCCGTCACCCTGGAACTGCGCGAAATTACCAAACTGCTGGAAAACGAGGCTGCCTTCAGCCACGTGATCAGCCTGAACGTCGGTTCCGCGAAGGAAACCGTACTGATCAAGGCCCTGCAGCGCCACCCGTCCAAAGGCTTCGTCATGCACGCTGACTTCCAGCGCGTCGTTGCTGGCCAGAAGCTGTCCGCTCACGTTCCGCTGCACTTCCTGAACGAAGCTACCGCTGTTGGCGTCAAGACTGGCGGCGGCGAGATCTCCCACGTGATCTCCGAAGTCGAAGTTTCCTGCCTGCCGAAAGACCTGCCGGAATTCATCGAAGTCGACCTCGCTCAGGTAGCCCTGGGTCAGATCGTTCACCTGTCCGACCTGAAACTGCCGAAAGGCGTAGAGCTGGTGCAACTGGCCCACGGTAACGACCTGGCCGTCGCCAACATCCACGCTTCCCGCGTAGTGAAAGAAGAAGGTGAAGGCGAAGCTGCTGCCGAGTAA
- a CDS encoding SOS response-associated peptidase has product MCGRYVSPEEAAIERYWHIGARTPPRWLEACYNVAPTMTVPILRHDESGQLELLPARWGLIPTWWKDSTPPRYSFNARSEEAASKPLWRQALRSTRCLMPALGWYEWNEKENLRNPAGRQVHQPYFIHSPTDPIIAIAGLWSLWINPNGDTVLSCALLTKSAAPSIEHIHHRMPVVLAPESVEEWLCIATSAEALGDLIHHAREDLVGYRVSLRVNDARNDSSELIKEDE; this is encoded by the coding sequence ATGTGCGGACGCTACGTCAGCCCCGAAGAGGCCGCCATTGAACGCTATTGGCACATCGGCGCGCGTACGCCGCCGCGCTGGCTGGAGGCCTGCTACAACGTCGCCCCGACCATGACCGTGCCCATCCTGCGTCACGACGAAAGCGGCCAGCTCGAACTGCTACCCGCCCGCTGGGGACTGATCCCCACCTGGTGGAAGGACTCCACCCCGCCGCGCTACTCCTTCAACGCCCGCAGCGAAGAAGCCGCCAGCAAACCCCTCTGGCGTCAGGCCCTGCGCAGCACCCGCTGCCTGATGCCCGCACTGGGCTGGTACGAATGGAACGAAAAGGAAAACCTGCGCAACCCCGCCGGCCGCCAAGTCCACCAGCCGTACTTCATCCATAGCCCAACCGACCCCATCATCGCCATCGCCGGCCTCTGGTCCCTGTGGATAAACCCCAACGGCGACACCGTCCTCTCCTGCGCCCTGCTGACCAAATCCGCAGCCCCGAGCATCGAACACATCCACCACCGCATGCCCGTGGTGCTGGCGCCGGAGAGCGTCGAGGAATGGCTATGCATTGCCACCAGTGCTGAAGCTCTGGGCGACCTGATCCACCATGCGCGGGAAGACCTTGTCGGGTATCGGGTGTCGTTGCGGGTGAATGATGCGAGGAATGATTCTTCGGAGTTGATTAAGGAGGACGAGTAA
- the ychF gene encoding redox-regulated ATPase YchF has translation MGFNCGIVGLPNVGKSTLFNALTKSGIAAENFPFCTIEPNSGIVPMPDARLDALAEIVKPERVIPTTMEFVDIAGLVAGASKGEGLGNKFLANIRETDAIAHVVRCFEDENVIHVSNSVDPKRDIEIIDLELIFADLDSCEKQLQKAARNAKGGDKEALAQKALLEKLIPHFSEGKPARSLMKNMSDDEKRGVRGFHLLTSKPVMYIANVAEDGFENNPHLDVVRAIAEEEGAMVVPVCNKIEAEIAELDDGEEKDMFLESLGLEEPGLNRVIRAGYELLHLQTYFTAGVKEVRAWTVRVGATAPQAAAVIHTDFEKGFIRAEVVAYDDFIQFKGEQGAKEAGKWRLEGKDYIVKDGDVMHFRFNV, from the coding sequence ATGGGATTCAACTGCGGCATCGTCGGCCTGCCCAACGTCGGCAAGTCCACCCTGTTCAACGCCCTGACCAAATCCGGCATCGCGGCGGAAAACTTCCCCTTCTGCACCATCGAGCCCAACAGCGGCATCGTCCCGATGCCCGACGCGCGCCTCGATGCGCTGGCCGAGATCGTCAAGCCTGAGCGCGTGATCCCGACCACCATGGAATTCGTCGACATCGCCGGCCTTGTAGCCGGCGCCTCCAAGGGTGAAGGCCTGGGCAACAAGTTCCTCGCCAACATCCGCGAGACCGACGCTATTGCTCACGTCGTGCGCTGCTTCGAAGACGAAAACGTCATCCACGTTTCCAACAGTGTCGATCCCAAGCGCGACATCGAAATCATCGACCTCGAACTGATCTTCGCCGACCTCGACAGCTGCGAGAAGCAACTGCAGAAAGCTGCGCGCAACGCCAAGGGCGGCGACAAGGAAGCCCTGGCGCAGAAAGCCCTGCTGGAAAAGCTCATCCCCCACTTCAGCGAAGGCAAACCGGCGCGCTCGCTCATGAAGAACATGAGCGATGACGAGAAGCGCGGCGTACGTGGCTTCCACCTGCTCACCAGCAAGCCGGTCATGTACATCGCCAACGTCGCCGAAGACGGTTTCGAGAACAACCCGCACCTGGACGTCGTACGCGCCATCGCCGAAGAAGAAGGCGCCATGGTCGTGCCGGTGTGCAACAAGATCGAAGCCGAGATCGCCGAACTGGACGATGGCGAGGAGAAGGACATGTTCCTAGAGTCCCTCGGCCTCGAAGAGCCCGGCCTGAACCGCGTGATCCGCGCCGGCTACGAGCTGCTGCACCTACAGACCTACTTCACCGCTGGCGTGAAGGAAGTCCGCGCCTGGACCGTACGTGTCGGCGCCACCGCCCCGCAGGCCGCCGCCGTGATCCACACCGACTTCGAGAAAGGCTTCATCCGCGCCGAAGTCGTCGCCTATGACGACTTCATCCAGTTCAAAGGCGAACAGGGCGCAAAAGAAGCCGGCAAATGGCGCCTGGAAGGCAAGGACTACATCGTCAAGGACGGCGACGTGATGCACTTCCGCTTCAACGTCTAA
- a CDS encoding C69 family dipeptidase encodes MCDTLVLRSGGATWFAKNSDREPAEAQRLVRLPAVSGDRAATVRTTYLDIPQRAERHAVILSQPAWLWGAEMGVNDRGVAIGNEAVFTKLTQREGEALLGMDLLRLGLERGGSAGEALAVITELLERHGQGGPAGFRNKRMRYDNSFLIADRDEAWVLETAGRLWAAKKVERWAISNALTLGHEYDLASPNLETQARRFGCWNGRGDFHFARAFDGRVLPWVAGAHQRRQLNEDFLAHCPTQVDWLALVVALRSHGHRGHHFHRHDNRQVCMHAGSFWRPSQTTASLIARLDGESPSLAATGTSAPCLSMFQPLGFEEGAGEGLLSREDDPVERSLWWRFETVHQRALADPGFADALRAGHGWLETELLSALDRRTLDWPRLAAEGEAWHDAWHQLALQQAPRPPRWWRLNAAR; translated from the coding sequence ACCGCGAGCCCGCCGAAGCGCAACGCCTGGTCCGCCTGCCGGCCGTGAGCGGTGATCGCGCGGCGACGGTACGCACCACCTACCTCGACATCCCCCAGCGCGCCGAGCGGCATGCCGTCATCCTCAGCCAGCCCGCTTGGCTGTGGGGCGCCGAAATGGGCGTCAACGACCGGGGCGTGGCCATCGGCAACGAAGCCGTATTCACCAAGCTGACCCAGCGCGAGGGCGAGGCCCTGCTGGGTATGGACCTGTTGCGCCTGGGCCTCGAACGCGGCGGCAGCGCCGGCGAAGCCCTGGCGGTCATCACCGAGCTGCTGGAGCGCCACGGCCAGGGCGGCCCGGCCGGCTTTCGCAACAAACGCATGCGCTACGACAACAGCTTCCTCATCGCCGACCGCGACGAGGCGTGGGTGCTGGAAACCGCCGGGCGCCTGTGGGCGGCGAAGAAGGTCGAGCGCTGGGCCATCTCCAACGCCCTGACCCTTGGCCATGAGTACGACCTCGCCAGCCCCAACCTGGAAACCCAGGCACGCCGCTTCGGCTGCTGGAACGGCCGGGGCGACTTTCACTTCGCCCGCGCCTTCGATGGCCGCGTACTGCCCTGGGTAGCCGGGGCGCACCAGCGCCGCCAGCTCAACGAAGACTTCCTCGCCCATTGCCCGACCCAGGTCGACTGGCTGGCGCTGGTCGTCGCCCTGCGCAGCCATGGCCATCGCGGCCATCACTTCCATCGCCATGACAACCGCCAGGTGTGCATGCACGCCGGCAGCTTCTGGCGCCCATCGCAAACCACCGCCAGCCTCATCGCCCGGCTCGACGGCGAATCGCCGAGCCTGGCCGCCACCGGCACCTCCGCTCCGTGCCTGTCGATGTTCCAGCCATTGGGCTTCGAGGAGGGCGCGGGGGAAGGGCTGCTCAGCCGCGAAGACGACCCCGTGGAGCGCTCCCTCTGGTGGCGCTTCGAAACCGTCCACCAGCGCGCCCTGGCCGATCCCGGATTCGCCGACGCCCTGCGCGCCGGTCATGGCTGGCTGGAAACCGAGTTGCTCAGCGCCCTGGATCGGCGCACGCTGGACTGGCCGCGCCTCGCCGCCGAAGGCGAGGCCTGGCACGACGCCTGGCACCAGCTGGCGCTGCAGCAGGCCCCGCGTCCGCCACGCTGGTGGCGCCTCAACGCGGCGCGCTGA
- the can gene encoding carbonate dehydratase — MNDLQELFDNNARWAEAIKEEDPEFFAKLARQQTPEYLWIGCSDARVPSNQIVGLLPGDLFVHRNVANVVLHTDLNCLSVIQFAVDVLKVKHILVTGHYGCGGVRAALQHTQLGLIDGWLRTIRDLAYEYRDHLAQFEKEEERVDRLCELNVIQQVANVSHTSIVQNAWHRGQKISVHGCIYGIKDGIWKDLNVTVSGLDQLPPQYRLRPLGQA, encoded by the coding sequence ATGAACGACCTGCAGGAACTGTTCGATAACAACGCTCGCTGGGCCGAAGCCATCAAGGAGGAGGACCCCGAGTTCTTCGCCAAACTGGCCCGCCAGCAGACTCCCGAATACCTGTGGATCGGCTGCTCGGACGCCCGCGTGCCGTCCAACCAGATCGTCGGCCTGCTGCCCGGCGATTTGTTCGTCCACCGCAACGTCGCCAACGTCGTGCTGCACACCGACCTCAACTGCCTGTCGGTCATCCAGTTCGCCGTCGACGTGCTCAAGGTCAAGCACATCCTAGTCACCGGCCACTACGGTTGCGGCGGCGTGCGCGCCGCGCTGCAGCACACCCAGCTCGGCCTGATCGACGGCTGGCTGCGCACCATCCGCGACCTTGCCTACGAGTACCGCGACCACCTCGCCCAGTTCGAAAAGGAAGAAGAGCGCGTCGATCGCCTCTGCGAGCTCAACGTCATCCAGCAGGTGGCCAACGTCAGCCACACCAGCATCGTCCAGAACGCCTGGCACCGCGGGCAGAAGATTTCCGTGCATGGCTGCATCTACGGCATCAAGGACGGCATCTGGAAAGACCTCAACGTCACTGTCAGCGGACTCGACCAACTGCCGCCGCAGTACCGCCTGCGCCCGCTCGGCCAAGCGTAA
- a CDS encoding isocitrate/isopropylmalate dehydrogenase family protein — protein sequence MRRLCVIPGDGIGREVVPVAVEVLQRLLPDLQVEEAEAGWDCFQRHGTSVPDATYERLRACGAGLFGAVSSPSHKVEGYRSAILSLRQTLALNLNLRPVRSRPVVSPRAGIDLMVLRENSEGLYSGREHWEAEGVAIAERVISRVACERLAAGAAELARLRHARRITLVHKANVLPLTCGLFRDTCRDMLAEDGWSDVLDERLVDVAALQLVERPESFDLIVTTNLFGDILSDLASHWGGGLGLAPSLNLGIDRALAEPVHGSAPDIAGTGRANPLAAILSAGMLLRHYWQLPELADRIDAAVDEFLREEGSVDFGIETTRVVGRGVLERMGVRA from the coding sequence GTGCGCCGCCTCTGCGTCATCCCCGGCGACGGCATCGGCCGCGAGGTCGTGCCCGTCGCCGTGGAGGTCCTGCAACGCCTGCTGCCCGACTTGCAGGTAGAGGAAGCCGAGGCCGGCTGGGATTGCTTCCAGCGCCACGGCACCTCCGTTCCCGACGCCACCTATGAACGCCTGCGCGCCTGCGGCGCCGGGCTGTTCGGCGCGGTCTCCTCGCCCAGCCACAAGGTCGAGGGCTACCGCAGCGCCATCCTCAGCCTGCGCCAGACGCTGGCGCTGAACCTCAACCTGCGCCCCGTGCGTTCGCGCCCGGTGGTCTCGCCCCGCGCCGGCATCGACCTCATGGTCCTGCGGGAGAACAGCGAAGGCCTCTACAGCGGCCGCGAACACTGGGAAGCCGAAGGCGTCGCCATCGCCGAACGGGTCATCAGCCGCGTTGCTTGCGAGCGCCTCGCCGCTGGCGCCGCCGAACTGGCCCGCCTGCGCCACGCAAGGCGCATCACCCTCGTGCACAAGGCCAACGTCCTGCCGCTCACCTGCGGCCTGTTCCGCGACACCTGCCGCGACATGCTGGCCGAAGACGGCTGGAGCGACGTTCTCGACGAACGCCTGGTCGACGTTGCCGCCCTGCAACTGGTCGAACGCCCCGAATCCTTTGACCTCATCGTCACCACCAACCTCTTCGGCGACATCCTTTCCGACCTCGCCAGCCACTGGGGCGGCGGCCTGGGCCTGGCGCCCTCGCTCAACCTCGGCATCGACCGCGCCCTGGCTGAACCCGTCCACGGCAGCGCCCCCGACATCGCCGGCACTGGCCGCGCCAACCCCCTCGCCGCCATCCTTAGCGCCGGCATGCTACTGCGGCATTACTGGCAGTTGCCGGAGTTGGCGGATCGGATTGACGCGGCAGTGGATGAGTTTCTGCGGGAGGAGGGGAGCGTGGATTTCGGGATCGAGACGACGCGGGTGGTTGGGCGGGGCGTATTGGAACGAATGGGCGTGAGGGCTTAG